One region of Arthrobacter sp. StoSoilB22 genomic DNA includes:
- a CDS encoding MFS transporter — MTDAAALLPRTPLQKRVLVVAIVASFIAILDGFVVNLALPAIGRELGGGLVIQQWVVDAYLLTLGALILVAGSLSDHFGRARILEWGLAGFAVTSVMCGLAWTGEVLVVSRALQGIAGALLVPSSLAMIISSFSGPAQSKAIGQWSGWTSAAAIVGPLIGGMAVDLLSWRVIFFINVIPAVAIWPLLAGLRASDAARDKSKSIDYLGAFLAMVGLGGPVYAFIEQGRMGWGSPQVWIPLMVGIAAMVLFLLHEARTAQPMLPLRLFTIGNFAWGNLATLAIYAAISLGFFVLGIYLQQVGGMGATVAGLALLPGTVILMLGASYFGGLAGKYGPRWFMTIGPILCGGGFLMSLTIQDPLNYWTQVLPGQVVFGLGLATLVAPLTAAILGAVPSEEAGIGSAVNNAVARIAGLISIAFAGVIVGPAFTREGLYNALLVTAGLFLFGAVVSAVGIRNPVQDATTAAVSEPGTASDDGGPGGQVN; from the coding sequence ATGACTGACGCAGCGGCCCTCCTGCCGAGAACTCCGCTCCAAAAGCGCGTACTTGTGGTGGCAATTGTGGCTTCGTTCATCGCCATCCTTGATGGATTTGTGGTGAATCTCGCACTCCCGGCCATCGGGCGTGAACTGGGTGGTGGGCTGGTCATCCAGCAATGGGTGGTGGACGCTTACCTGCTCACCCTGGGCGCGTTGATCCTGGTTGCCGGCTCACTGTCCGACCATTTCGGCAGGGCAAGGATTCTCGAATGGGGCCTCGCTGGTTTCGCGGTCACCTCTGTGATGTGTGGTCTGGCATGGACCGGTGAAGTGCTGGTGGTGTCCCGTGCGTTGCAGGGGATCGCCGGCGCACTCCTGGTTCCGAGTTCGCTTGCCATGATCATCTCGTCGTTCTCCGGCCCGGCGCAGTCGAAGGCCATTGGGCAGTGGTCCGGGTGGACCAGTGCCGCGGCCATTGTGGGTCCGCTGATCGGCGGAATGGCCGTGGACCTTTTGTCCTGGCGGGTCATCTTCTTCATCAATGTCATCCCGGCCGTTGCCATCTGGCCTTTGCTTGCGGGTTTGCGCGCCTCCGACGCCGCAAGGGACAAGAGCAAGAGCATCGACTACTTGGGAGCATTCCTGGCCATGGTCGGCTTGGGTGGGCCGGTGTATGCGTTCATCGAACAGGGGAGGATGGGGTGGGGGAGCCCGCAAGTGTGGATTCCGCTTATGGTGGGAATTGCGGCAATGGTTCTGTTTCTCCTCCACGAGGCCCGGACTGCTCAGCCCATGTTGCCGCTGAGGCTCTTCACTATCGGCAACTTTGCCTGGGGTAACCTCGCTACCTTGGCCATTTACGCCGCGATCTCCCTGGGTTTCTTTGTGCTGGGCATTTACCTGCAGCAGGTGGGTGGGATGGGAGCCACTGTGGCGGGCTTGGCGCTGCTACCAGGGACGGTCATCCTGATGCTGGGTGCGTCCTACTTTGGTGGGCTTGCCGGTAAGTACGGCCCACGATGGTTCATGACGATCGGACCGATTCTGTGTGGTGGGGGTTTCCTGATGTCGTTGACTATTCAGGACCCCCTCAACTACTGGACGCAGGTGCTGCCGGGCCAGGTGGTCTTTGGTCTCGGGCTGGCTACCTTGGTGGCGCCGCTGACGGCTGCAATCCTTGGCGCCGTCCCGTCTGAGGAGGCTGGGATTGGTTCGGCGGTGAACAACGCCGTGGCGCGTATTGCGGGTCTGATCTCCATCGCTTTCGCCGGGGTCATTGTGGGTCCGGCCTTTACCCGGGAAGGCCTGTATAACGCTTTGCTGGTGACGGCGGGCCTGTTCCTGTTCGGGGCGGTGGTTTCCGCCGTCGGAATCCGGAACCCTGTCCAGGACGCCACAACTGCCGCTGTCAGCGAACCTGGTACAGCGTCCGACGACGGTGGGCCGGGCGGGCAGGTCAACTGA
- a CDS encoding PDZ domain-containing protein, with translation MLGNADTLQVGQLVIAVGNPLGLAGSVTAGVVSGLGRSIPVRAGEHRRVIEDVIQTGAALNPGNSGGALADTRGRIVGINTAVAGLGLGLAVPINTTTQRIIASLLRDGRVRRAYLGLVSTPIPLDASAVVRTGQKEGLRVVEVIPGSPAELSGLQAGDVVLRAQDRAVSSAESLQKLLFAEAIGETFPLTVLRDGKALQLTAVPSEMSQPA, from the coding sequence TTGCTGGGCAATGCCGACACGTTGCAGGTAGGCCAATTAGTGATTGCCGTGGGCAATCCGCTGGGCCTGGCCGGTTCGGTGACCGCTGGCGTAGTGAGCGGCTTGGGGCGGTCCATTCCCGTGAGGGCAGGCGAGCATAGGCGGGTGATCGAGGATGTCATCCAAACTGGCGCCGCCCTGAATCCGGGAAACTCCGGAGGTGCACTGGCCGACACAAGGGGGCGAATCGTGGGCATCAACACCGCCGTTGCCGGCCTTGGGCTCGGGCTGGCAGTACCAATCAACACCACGACGCAACGGATCATCGCGTCGCTGCTGAGGGACGGCCGCGTTCGCCGCGCATACCTGGGCCTGGTCAGCACGCCCATACCCCTCGATGCGAGTGCGGTGGTTAGGACCGGCCAGAAGGAGGGTCTGCGGGTGGTGGAGGTCATTCCGGGCTCGCCCGCGGAGTTGTCCGGACTCCAAGCAGGGGATGTGGTGTTGCGCGCGCAGGACCGAGCGGTTTCCAGCGCTGAAAGCCTGCAGAAATTGCTGTTTGCCGAGGCTATCGGCGAAACTTTCCCGTTGACGGTGCTCCGCGATGGCAAGGCCCTCCAGCTCACTGCCGTGCCATCCGAAATGAGTCAGCCGGCCTAG
- the smpB gene encoding SsrA-binding protein SmpB codes for MPKESGRKVVATNRKARHNYHVLDTYEAGIALMGTEVKSLREGHASMVDGFCTFYNDELWMEGIHIPEYHQGSWTNHAARRRRKLLLHRDELDKISQKIRESGFTVVPLQLYFLDGRAKVEIAIARGKKDYDKRQTLREQQDKRESLRELRERNRR; via the coding sequence GTGCCCAAGGAAAGTGGCCGTAAGGTAGTGGCCACCAATCGAAAGGCCCGGCACAACTACCATGTCCTGGATACCTATGAGGCAGGTATTGCCCTCATGGGAACAGAGGTGAAGTCCCTCCGTGAGGGCCATGCCTCCATGGTTGATGGCTTTTGCACCTTCTACAATGACGAATTGTGGATGGAGGGTATCCATATCCCGGAGTATCACCAGGGGAGCTGGACCAACCATGCCGCCCGCCGGCGTCGTAAGCTTTTGCTGCACCGCGATGAACTGGACAAGATTTCGCAGAAGATTCGTGAGTCCGGATTCACTGTTGTGCCTCTCCAGCTCTACTTCCTGGACGGCCGGGCCAAGGTGGAGATCGCGATTGCCCGCGGTAAGAAGGACTATGACAAGCGTCAGACCCTTCGCGAGCAGCAGGACAAGCGAGAATCTCTGCGTGAGTTGCGCGAGCGCAACCGCCGCTAA
- a CDS encoding M23 family metallopeptidase has translation MTTLDPNPLRRRFAPGHARFLGAVLAVGLAVSLLSGAPTATADSLEDQQAALEAESARVQASLEFVDANIAKAAGDLVIYQGRLPGAQQALLEAQGRVASAVKEVEALAARVELAQQNKAKITEQLESDKQKITDTKKLIGQIASQAYKSGGVPTNIALLFGSSESGSLTESMDLADQAMRSQNAAMTKLTQQNATNVNSQARLVAVEEEIQDLKSKADAALEREKSARDEAASKKAEVDKLIEDTTRLNGQLQAAKPGIEANLARVKAEQNTIAAEIVERDRKLREAWEAEQRRIAEAAAAAAAAAAAAQGRPAPPEPPYSPPPAGSPSAFGLRHPFASAVPITSGFGWRATPPGTIDFYGTGGYMHTGIDFGAACGTPVYAAAAGEVFNSGWNSADGGGWRVKISHGVVQGNSLTTIYYHNSSIVVANGQQVSAGQLIAYSGSTGNSTGCHAHFETWLNGAAVDPMTLL, from the coding sequence ATGACCACGTTGGACCCGAACCCCCTGCGCCGGCGCTTTGCGCCAGGCCATGCTCGGTTTTTGGGGGCCGTCCTCGCTGTGGGCTTGGCAGTCAGTCTGCTATCGGGCGCGCCAACCGCAACAGCTGACAGCCTGGAAGACCAGCAAGCTGCCTTGGAAGCAGAATCTGCGCGGGTTCAAGCATCATTGGAGTTTGTTGATGCGAACATTGCAAAGGCTGCCGGTGATCTGGTGATCTACCAGGGCCGCCTTCCCGGAGCGCAGCAGGCGCTGCTGGAGGCGCAGGGCAGGGTGGCCAGTGCGGTCAAGGAAGTCGAAGCTCTTGCCGCCAGGGTTGAACTTGCCCAGCAGAACAAGGCCAAGATTACTGAGCAGCTGGAGAGTGACAAGCAGAAAATCACCGACACCAAGAAGCTGATCGGTCAGATCGCCTCACAGGCGTACAAATCCGGTGGTGTCCCCACCAATATTGCACTGCTGTTCGGATCCAGTGAATCCGGCAGCCTGACAGAGTCCATGGACTTGGCTGATCAGGCCATGCGTAGCCAAAACGCGGCGATGACCAAACTCACCCAGCAGAACGCCACCAATGTGAACTCGCAGGCGAGACTTGTTGCTGTTGAGGAAGAAATCCAAGACCTGAAGAGCAAGGCGGACGCCGCGCTGGAGCGCGAAAAGTCGGCAAGGGATGAAGCTGCGAGCAAAAAAGCTGAAGTCGACAAGCTGATTGAGGACACCACCCGCCTCAATGGGCAACTTCAGGCCGCGAAACCCGGCATTGAAGCCAACCTGGCCCGGGTAAAGGCAGAACAGAATACGATCGCCGCCGAAATCGTGGAGCGCGACCGGAAGCTGAGGGAAGCATGGGAAGCAGAACAACGGCGGATCGCGGAAGCAGCTGCTGCTGCCGCCGCTGCTGCGGCAGCAGCCCAAGGACGGCCTGCACCTCCTGAGCCGCCGTATTCTCCTCCGCCTGCCGGTTCGCCGTCGGCGTTTGGTCTCCGGCACCCGTTCGCCAGCGCTGTTCCCATTACCTCTGGTTTTGGCTGGCGGGCGACACCACCGGGCACCATTGATTTCTATGGCACCGGTGGTTACATGCACACAGGGATCGACTTCGGAGCGGCATGCGGCACGCCCGTCTACGCAGCCGCTGCGGGCGAGGTCTTCAATTCTGGTTGGAACTCTGCCGATGGCGGCGGATGGCGCGTGAAGATCTCCCATGGTGTGGTGCAAGGCAACTCTTTGACCACCATCTACTACCACAACAGCAGCATTGTGGTGGCGAATGGTCAGCAGGTTTCGGCGGGGCAACTCATTGCCTATTCGGGCAGCACGGGTAACTCGACGGGTTGCCACGCGCACTTCGAAACCTGGCTCAACGGTGCCGCAGTGGATCCCATGACTCTTCTCTAA